The Treponema succinifaciens DSM 2489 region GCGGCTCCTGGAACTTCCTTCTTGCCCAGGGCGGAAAAGGCAGCTTTGATTACGACGGCGGAAACATCGTCATAACCTCAGATGCGGCTGGAAGCGTTGACTATTCTGTTCAGCTCGTGCAGGCAGGTCTTCCGATGCTAAAGGGCGCGGAATACAGGCTTTCGTTCGACGCATCCGCGGAAAAGGAGCGAACGATTATAACCGCAGTTACAGCTCCGGAAGCGGGATGGATACGCTATCTCAAGGACACAAAGATAAAAGTGGGACCGCAGAAAAAGCATTTTGACTTCACATTCAAGATGAACGATGCCGACGATCCTGCGGGACGGCTTGAGTTCAACCTGGGAAACCAGAATTCCACCGCGGCGGTAAGAATTTCCGGTGTGCGTCTTGAGATGGTCAGCGCGCCTCAAAATTCATCAGGAAAAAAATCGGTGCTTCCCGACGGAAACCTTGTGCACAACGGAGAATTCCAGGAAGGAGAAAACCGGCTTGCGGAATGGAGTGTTTCCGCCAAAAACGGCGCGAAATTCCAGGTCACGAACACGGACAACATCCGCAAATTCCGCGCAGAAAATCCCAAGGACGCTGAAATCCGGCTTGTTCAGGAAGGAATTCCGCTTGTCCCGGGAACTGAATATCTTCTGAGCTTTGACTCATCCTCAGCTTCTTCCGGAAAAATAAAGGCTGAAATTTCGGGAAAAAGTTTTGAGGCTTCCCTTTCTTCCGGCGAGAAGAAGTTCAAGTTCGTGTTCACGGCGGAAAAGGAAAAATCATCCGCGCTCTCATTCAGCTTTGACACAGACGGAACGGTTCTTCTTGACAACGTGCGCATTCAGGAGAACGCAATGCTCGTGAACGGAAACTTCTCCTCCGGGCTTACAGGCTACGAGGTCTACCTGAACGAGTCGGCTTCCGCTGATTACGCCGTCGATTCACTTTCCGAGGACAACGCGTTCTGCATGAACATCTCCGACACAGGAAATCTTGACTGGATGATTCAGCTAAAGCAGAACGGAATAACATTGGAAAAAGGAAAAAAATACAGAATTGAGTTTGATGCGAAGTCAACAATTGACCGCACCATAATGTTCGCCCTCCAGCGCGACGGCTCTTCGGACAACAACTGGATTCCGTATTCTGGAACACAGAAAATAGACGTCTCAAAGGAATTCAAAAGATACTCATGCGAATTCACGATGAACGAGCAGACCGACAGGGCTGTAATCCTGAGCGTTTCGATGGGAGCCGTGAACGACAAGCAGATCACCAGAAAGCACACAGTTACAGTAGACAACATCGTGCTCGAGGAAAAGGGAAACTGATTTTTCTCTTCTAAAAAAAACTCTCCTGCGCCGTATTTCAGCAAGATTCTGTCTGAGGTTCAGGGGAGTTTTTTCATTCAGCTCAATAGAAACTTACCCGAAAATCTGTCCCGGCAGACTGAGCCGCTCTTTTATCGGAAAATGCCTATCGAACTCTTCAGCTTCATTTGCATCAATAAAATATCCGTCCGGTTCCTTGAAACTTCCACCACCGCAATTTTTCACTTCGTCCAGAAAACTCGGAACAAGTTCTTTTATCAGAAAATAATCCGCATCCGGGTCAGCATAGTAGCGAACTCCTTTTGTTTTTGCCACAACAAATCCGTTTTTTCCGTAAAAGTCGATATTGCCGGTGATTGCAAGCGCGCCGCAGTCCATTTTCTTTGCCTTTTCCATTGCGTACCTAAGAAGAACTGTTCCGTATCCCTTGTGCTTAAACTCCAGCGCAATGCTGATTGGCCCGAACGTCATGATTGGAAGTGTTTTACTGTTGTTAAGTTTTATTTCCGCCCTTACGAACATAACGTGTCCAACAAGAATTCCTTCCTCTTCCATTATAATATCAAGTTCCGGAACAAATTCGCTTCTTGTGCGGAAATTATGCAAAATAAAATGCTCGTCGCAACCTGGTTTGTAAACATTCCAGAATGCCTCGCGCGTAAGGTTTTCAACCGCCCTGTAGTCCGCAGGAGTCTCGTTCCTGAACGTGATTTTTTTCATGTCTACTTTTTTTTCCATTTTTCCTCCAAAGTTTTTTCATTGCCCGCCAGATAAATTATTTTGTCTGATTTTTCAGGCTAAAATTCATCCGGCAGATTCCGAATCTAAGTTCGAAATGGCTTACCTGTTTGTCATTCTGAATCGGAATGACATTTTTATTTAATTTAATAATAAGCAAAGCCGCACCAGTTTCCTACCTCAAAGACCTTTCAGAAAAGAGAATGAGAAAATCTGCAAACAAAAAAAGCCCTGCAAAACGCAGAGCTTTCGTCAGTCAACACTCGCTAAATCAGTATTGAACTTTCGCTTTCCAGATGTCTGTTTTATTGTTTGCCGCCGAGATAAAGAAAATTGTATTGTCCGCACCCCAGACTGGAGTATATGCATCAACAGCACCGCTTGTAAGCTGAGTTTTGTTCATGCCGTCAGATGAAATAAGATACAAATGAATATTTGTTCGACTATTTGCAATAGAAATTATCCTTTTTGAAAGGCTTGAAATCATGGAACCTTTTGTATTTACAGGAGTCAATTGTGAAAACAAGATATATTTTCCGTCTTTTGAATATGAAGGTTTATAGCAAGGAAAATCAACATCCTTGTAAATTTCTGTAGCCTGATTCAAGTCGAGATCCATTTCAAAAATTCCACCGTCACGAATAAAGACAAATTTATTTTCTCTAGGATGCCATGAAGGACTGTAGCCTTCGCAAATTAAAGTTATTTCAGTGCCGTCATAATTCAATGTAACTATTTGATTCTTTCCATTTATTTTTGTCTGACATAAAATAATATTGTCCTTTATATCAGGTCTTATATCTTCACTTCCAATCGGCGTTCTTGTAATGTAAGTTTTCCTTCCGCCTTCGATGTTCGCGCGGACTAGCTTGAACTGGTTGTTTTCAAGCGAGGCAAATACAAATTCCTTTCCGTTTTTATTCCATGCAGGCCAATATGAGAATGTCAGACCAAGCGGAGTCTTTGAAGGACGACTAATATCACGGAGCAAATACATTTGAGAACTGTAATAATAAATGTCATCTGATACCTTCATGTTTGTTATATAGCTATTAACACTTTTGTCAATCTCAACATAAAGTAACTGATTTCCATCCGGAGAAACCGCTATATCTGTCTTTGCAGTGCCATCATCTGTAACCTTTGAAACATTCTGCAAAACGCTTTTGTCGTACGAAACCTGAACTTCATCAGTGGTAACGCAAGAAAAAACTGTAACCGAAAACGCAATCACAGAAGCCAAAAAAATAAATTTTTTCATAAAAACCTCTTTTACATTAAGTCAAATATTACAATACAAAAGTATTTCTTTAAAGTCAATTAAAAATTATACAATGGTCAAAAATAAGTAGACAGGTTTTTTATGCTGAATGAACAAATCCGTGAGCTCCGTAACATCCGTGGAATCAGTCAGATTCAACTGGCAAACAAACTCGGAGTTACAAAGCAAAGTGTTTCAAACTGGGAAAATGACAATATTCTTCCTTCTATAGAAATGCTTGTGAAAATTGCGAATTTTTTTGAAGTTTCAACCGATTATCTTTTGGGTCTTGATAAAAAACGAACTTTGGATGTTGAAAATTTGACGGAGATTCAGATTTCGCATATTCAGCTTATTGTTGACGATTTAAGAAACGCAAAATAATTTAAAATAAAAAAACTGACCCTATTTATAGAGCCAGTTTTTATACAACAGCTTTAGCGACATTTAATCAGAAAAGTTCAACTCATCTGCTTTTTTGCGCACAAGATGATTCTGTAAATTGATTTTTCGCTCAGAAAGAATTTTTGAGAAATCTCGCTGACTGAAAATCCTTCTTCGTAATTTTTGTATATCCGCTGATTCCGTCTTTTGTACCAGTTTTTTGAATCTTTTGATTCTCCCCAGTTTTTGCGGTTCTCGCATTTCTGCGGAATATACAAATAAGTTCCAGCCACGTATTCCTGAATTTTTTCAAGAAGTTCAGAAGGAAGAACATTTTTCGCTTTTACGTAATTCATTTTGATAACGCTTTTCAAAAAGATTTTTCTAATTGAACAAGCAGTAAAAGCCTTTGAAACTCAAACTGCGCCTTTACTGCCGGCGCGGCACAAGCTCCATTTTTGTCATGTTTTTTATAAGTCGCTCCTTAGAAAACAAATTTGTTTTCAACATAAAAACTGTAGTATAAAAAAACATAAATTTCTAGAACTAATGTCGATTTTTGATAAAACAAATAATGACAGTAAAATTCAATTTACTTTTCATGGAATTTTCCAGTCAAATCGTCCACTTCAATTCTTATCATGCTTACTTTTTTTATCATAATAGCAGGAAAAACAGACGGACCTTTGTATCCATATTTTTTTAGGATACAGATTAGTCCTTCTTTTTTTTCATCTGCATCCTCTAAAATAGATGCATTTCCTTTTCCGCAAACACTTCTATAAAAGTCTGTCCACGCGCAAGGCTCTTTATTTTCACCTATTTCAGAATAGCTTACAGCAGAAAAAGATACACGAGGACAATTTTTTATGCAGTTAAGCTTTGTGCCTTCTGTAGCTCCGTGAATAAAAATCTGAATTCTTTTTCTGTCACCATCCAGTTTGTACCCAAAATTTACGGGTACAGAATACGGCTCAGTTCCATTTATCATAGCAAGCGTCAAAAAATTTGACTCATCAAGAATTTTTATAATTTCTTCAAAGTCAGTTATTTCTCTTTCTTTTCGCCTCATTTTTTACCTACAAAATTTGCAAATTGAAATTTTTTCAAATTCATTTTATAATTTAGAAATCAATTTTACAAGGAAAACAAATGAAAAACTTATATGAACAGGGACAGATGATAGAAACAACTGTTGCCGCAATTTCAAATGACACAGTTTTTATTGATCTTGGACTGAAAAGCGAAGGTTTCGTTAACAAATCAGAATTCTGTGATGAAAACGGAAATTGTTCCATAAAAGAAGGAAACAAAATAAAAGTTTATTTTCTAGGCGGAAAAAACGAAGAACTTCACTTTACAACAAAACTTGCCGGTCAAAACGCAGGAAAATCTGTTCTCGAAAATGCATTCAAAAACGGAATTCCAGTAGAAGGCCACGTTACAAAAGAAATTAAAGGCGGATTTGAAGTAATGATTGGCACAAGCCGTGCATTCTGTCCCTATTCTCAAATGGGATACAGACAGAAAAAGGAGCCAGCCGAATATGTAGGCGAACACCTTGCTTTCAAAATCCAAGAATTCAAAAATGACGGAAAAAACATAGTTCTTTCAAACCGGGCAATTCTTGAAGAACAGGCAAATGCAGAACTTGACCAGCTTTCAAAAAAGTATACAGAAGGAATGACCGTTAATGGAAAAGTAAAATCAATCGAATCCTACGGCGCATTTATCGACTTAAACGGATTCCAAGCGCTTCTTCCAGTTTCTGAAATTTCCCACGCAAGAATAAAAAATGTTTCAGATGTTTTAAAAGTAGGACAGGAAATAACGGCAAAAATCATAAAAGCAGACTGGCAGCACGAAAAAGTTTCTCTTTCAACAAAAGAACTTGAGGCAGATCCTTGGGACAATGTAAAAAAAGACTTCCCTGCGGGAACAAAAATTGAAGGAACAATTTCCCGCGTAACTGATTTCGGAATTTTTGTAAACATAGCATCTGGAATAGACGGACTTGTACACATATCCAAGCTGAATGTTGAGCGAAATACAAACCTGAAAAAAATCTATAAGCCAGGCGAGAAATTTCCAGTCATTGTTGAAAAAGTTGATTCTGAAGAAAAAAGAATTTCGCTTGCTCCAGTTGTTTCAAATGAAGAACAGGACAATGCGGCGGAATATCTTTCATCACATAAAGACGATGATGACGGAGAAACTTACAATCCTTTTGCAGCTCTCTTGAAAAAATAAAATATAAAAAAGAGGATGACCCCAGAAGTTGAAAATGCGGCGCTTGAGCTTGTCGAAAACAACCTACTTAGTGTACTCAGTCATTTCGGCAAACTCAAGGACACCTCTTTTTTTTACCTTATCTTTTTTCCATTCAAAACAGCTTCCTTTAAAGTTCCAATTCTATATATCAGCTTAAGAGAAAAAAACGGCTCATTTTTTTCCAACAAATCCAGAAAAATTAAATCGCCTTCCCAATGCTCAAGATTCTTAAAATCTGATTTTTTTATCCATTCAAGATTTCCTTCATCGCATTCAATAAGATTCCCGGAAAAATCATCGCTTGTGTAGAGGCACATATATTCAGCAGGATCATCATCAGACAAAAATGTAACAATTCCTCTAAAAGAAAACGAATTTAAAACAAGCCCTGTTTCCTCTTTTACTTCCCGGAGCAAACAATCTTCAGGACTTTCCCCAGCTTCAAAATGTCCGCCAACGCCAATCCATTTATCGTGGTTTATATCATTTTTTTTCGTAACTCTATGAAGCATCAGATAGCAATCATCTTTTTCAATATAACACAAAGTTGTAAGCTGACTTTTCATTTTTTTCCTGCAAATTTCCGTAAATAAAAAAAGACCTCATGTAAAAACATGAAGTCTTTATGGGCTCTGAGGGGATCGAACCCCCGACATTCTGGGTGTAAACCAGACGCTCGTACCAGCTGAGCTAAGAGCCCTTATATTTTTGAATATTAGCATATATAAAAAACTCTGTCTATATAAAAAATCAAAAAGATTTCATTTATAACAATTTGTTATTATATTTTAATGATTGACAGTTTTTTTTAGCTTCGTAATACTAACATATTATGGAAGAAAATCTAATTCACGAAAAAGCCGAAAGAATCCGGGACGTAATCCGCTATATAAAAAGATTTAAAAATGCGCTCGTAGTAATTTACATAGATGACAATCTTATTGACAGTCCGCATTTTCTGAACCACATAAGAGACATTTGTTTTATTCACGAAGCTGGCTTAAAAATAATTTTAGTTCCCGGAGCAAGCAAAAAAATAAATGAAATTCTCTCAAATGCAAATATAAAATGGAAAATTCACTGCAACTGCCGAATAACAGGACCAGAAGCAATGCCTCTTATAAAAATGGCGGCATTTGATGTTTCAAATCAAATAATGACAGCTTTTGCAGGTGAAAGAAAAACCTCAGTCATAGGAAACTGGGTCAGAGCCAGAGGAAAAGGCGTTATCGACGGATTTGATTACGGCACAAGCGGCGAAATAGAAAAGCTTCAAACTGATTCAATAAAAACAGTTTTAGACAATGGATTTATTCCGATTTTTCCTTGCATAGGATGGAGCATAGCCGGAAAGCCTTACAATATTTCTTCAATTGAACTTTCACAGCAAATCGCAATCAACCTGAACGCCGACAAGCTTTTTTTTCTTGTTCCAAATGCGGAAATCAGCTCAGAAAATTTCTTAATTCCAAAAGAAATAGGTCTTTCACAGGAAGGAAATATTCCAGCTTTAAACTTAGAAGAAGTTGAATTATTTTTAAAAACAAACGAACCCTCGGTAAATTCAACTGAAAATAACGAAAATTCTACCGAACGTTTGGTAAATTTAGATAAAAATGTTTCACCTGAAACAAATAAAATGTATTTGAAAGAAAAAATTTTCACTCTTTTAAAAAAAGCGGAAAAAGCCTGCACTCAAGGAGTTGACAGAGTTCACATACTGAACGGCTCTATAGACGGAGTTGTTCCATGTGAAATATTTAGCGACTTGGGCTCTGGAACAATGGTTTACAGTAACAACTACGGAAAAATCAGAGAAATGACAAGAGAAGACATTCCAGCAGTTCTAAATGTAATGCAGCCATTTATAGAATCAGGAATTCTTCTTCCTAGAACAAAGGAAAGTCTTTCAGCTCAGTTCAACAATTTTATTGTATACGAACTTGATGGTGCAATTAGAGCTTGCGCTTCACTCATTACTTACTCAGACGGACAAACAGAAATTGCAGGCGTCGCAGTTGACAAAAACTGCTCTCATATAGGAATCGGTCCAAGAATGATAGAGTTTCTCGTGAAACAAGCAAAACAAAACAATTCAAAAGGAATATTCCTATTAACGACACAAACAGCAGATTGGTTTGAAAAACTAGGCTTTAAACTTTCCGATATATCAACTTTGCCAAAAGAAAGAAAAGAAAAATGGAATCCAAATAGAGGTTCAAAAGTATTAAGGCTTTTTTAACGTCAAAAACTTAATTCAAATTTTAAAATAAAGAATGAATACCTGTGTTTCACGTGAAACATGGGTATTTTTTTTTAATAAAATTTTTAAAACTATATTTGTTAAGAATTACTATTACACAATGATGAAAGAACTATAATTGAAAATTTACAGCAGATTCACAACTAAATTTATTATGAAAACATTACAACACCACAGCAAGCAAACTGCCCAAATATCGAGTTTTGATAAGAACAGTCACTTAAGTGTCATTCCCATACTACGACGAAAGAATCTGCTGCAAGATTTCAATAGCATATCAACCAATTTTCTTTCAAAAATACAGCAGTATTAAGTTCAATAATAAAATTAAAACTCGATACTTTTCCTAATATTAAAATATTTTTTATCAAAATTAATAGGAAAACATAATATACAAAAACAGTGAATGTGTTTCACGTGAAACATAGATGTGGAAAAACTATGGAAATTTTCAAATTTTAAAACACAATTGAATTGTAAAATTCTGTAATTCTTTGTTTTATAAGAAACTACAATAGATTTAAAATTCTTAAAAGGAAATCTACACTTGTGGAAAACTTGTTGAAAAACAATGTTTCACATGAAACATTTTAAAATATCTATATTTAAATAAAGATAATACAAAATTTAAATAAATTTATATTAAAAACAAATTTGACAAAAATTTAGTAAAATTTCATAAAAAAAGCCGCGGAAATTCAAAAGAAAATCCACGGCAATTTTTCACTTTTTAAAAGTTATTTTTTTTCATCTTCATCGTTGGCAATTCTATCCACTCCAACAACGTAATCAGGATCTGTGATTGAAACAACTTTTATTCCGCTCGCTCCCCTGCCCTGCACTGTAATATCCTTAGCTTCAACACGGACAGAAGTTCCTTGGCTTGTAATACACATAATGCTATCTGTATCACGAACACACAAAGCACCTATAATTTCACCTTTGTCTTCAACATTGCCAAATATCTTTTGACCTCCAGTTCCTCTTCCATGCGCATTGAATTCTGCGGAATCAACTCTTTTTCCTATGCCTTTTTCTGTAACTACAAGAATTTTTGAATCAGGCTCTGTATGAATCCTTATAGCAGAACAAAGCTCATCGCCTTCAGAAAGTTTTAATCCGGCAACACCGCGGCTAGATCTTCCCATTGGACGCACATCCTCTTCATTGATTCTTAATGCTTGTCCACGGCGGCTTACAAGAAGCAGCTCATCTTTTCCTGTTGAAAGAATTGCACTTACAAGAGTATCTCCTTCATCAAGACGAACAGCCTGCATTCCACGGGATTTTGCGTTTTTAAAGTCGCTTGTAGGAGTTTTCTTGACAACGCCATTTGCAGTAGCCATAAACAAATAATTATTCTCTGAAAATTCCTTTAAGCTGACAATTGTCGTAATATCTTCATTTGCGTTGACAGCAAGAAGGCTTTTTATATGGGAACCGCGGCTTGTTTTAGACGCTTCTGGAATTTCATGGACTTTTATCCAATAAGCTTTTCCTTCGGTTGTAATAAACATCAAATAATCATGTGTTGAAGCGACAAACATTTGATTTATATAATCTTCTTCAACAAGTTTTGCTGAAATAGTGCCTTTACCGCCTCTTCCCTGGCTTTTATACTGGCTTACAGAAACTCTCTTAATATAGCCAAGCTTAGAAATAAGAATGACCATATCTTCTTCTTTTATCAAGTCTTCAACATTTATGCTTTCTACTTCGCCAGCGACAATATCAGTTTTTCTGTCATCTCCATATTTTTCAGAAAGCTCGTTTGTTTCATCTTTTATAATCGCAAGAATTTTTTCATGATGAGCAAGCAAATCTTCGCAATGGGCAATAAAAGCCTTTACTTCTTCCATTTCTTTACGAAGCTCGTCAATGCGCAAATTTGTAAGACGACCAAGACGCATTTCAACAATCGCTTCAGCCTGAATTTCATCAAATCCAAAACGCTGCATAAGTCTGGCTTTGGCTTCTGTTTCATCACGGCTAGAGCGAATCATTTTTATAACTTCATCAATCGCATCAACAGCTGTAATCAACGCCTCAAGAATATGTTCACGCGCACGTGCTTTGTTCAAGTCAAAAGTTACGCGGCGAGTTATAACTTCATCACGATGATCAACAAAACATTTTATAATCTGCTTTAAATTTAAAATCTGCGGACGACCTTTAACAAGAGCAAGATTTATAACTCCAAAACTTGACTGCAACGCTGTTTTTGCAAAAAGCTGATTTATTACAACTTTTGTTATTGCGCCACGTTTTAGATGAATTACAATTCTCATTCCGCTTCTGTCGGAAGACTCGTCATTTATTGCGCTGATTCCATCAATAACTTTATCACGCGCAAGTTCTCCTATTTTTTCACAAAGAGTTCTAGTATTCACTCCGTAAGGAACTTCAGTAAATACAATTGATTCAAGTCCTGTTTTACTTACTTCAATATTGAATCTTCCGCGGACAAGAATTTTTCCACGGCCAGTTCTGTAAGCATCTGCAATTCCATGTTTTCCAAAAATAATTCCACCTGTAGGAAAATCAGGTCCTTTTATATGATTTAAAAGCTCATCGACTGTTATATTCTGATTATCAATATATGCGCTTATAGCACTTGCAACTTCACGCAGATTGTGAGGAGGCATATTTGTAGCCATTCCGACGGCAATTCCAACAGAGCCATTGCATAAGAGAAACGGAAACTTTGAAGGCAAAACTGTAGGTTCTTCCTTTGTGTCATCATAGTTAGGAATCATATCTACAGTGTCTTTGTTTATATCCTCAACCATTTCCTCGGCAATTTTTGTCATTTTTGCTTCGGTATAACGGTAAGCGGCTGGAGGATCTCCTGCTATTGTTCCGAAATTTCCGCCCGGATGAACAACAATATAACGCTGACTAAAATCCTGTCCAAGACGAACAAGAGCATCATAAACAGAAGCGTCTCCATGAGGATGATATTTTCCAAGAACATCACCAACAATCGTGGCACATTTTTTTGTTTTTCCGCCTGCAGAAAGATGATTTTCTTCCATGGAATAAATAATTCGGCGGTGAACAGGCTTTAAACCATCTCGGGAATCAGGAAGCGCACGACTTACAATAACAGACATCGAATAGTCAATAAAAGCCTGCTTTACTTCATCTTCAATCGGAATTTTTATAAGATTTGTTGTATTTTCTGTGTTTTCCATTTTTTATCCTAAACATCCAGATTTGCATAGACAGCATTTTCTTCAATAAACTTCCTGCGGGGTTCTACTTCTTCTCCCATGCAAATGCTGAAAATTCTGTCTGCCGCAACCGCATCTGGAATTGTAACTACTTTCATTCTGCGTGTTTCAGGATTCATAGTCGTATCCCAAAGCTGGTTTCCGTCCATTTCACCAAGACCTTTATAACGCTGAACATCCGCTTTTTCTCTTTTGTCTCCAAGTTTTTCTAGCTCAGCATCACGCTCTTCGTCGGAATAAACATAAATTTTCTGCTTTCCAATTTCAATTTTAAACAAAGGCGGCATGGCAAGATAAACGTAGCCTTTTTCAATAAGATCAGGCATATATCTGAAGAAAAATGTTAAAAGCAAAGTTCTAATGTGGCTTCCATCAACATCGGCATCAGCCATTATTATAATTTTGTGATAGCGGAGTTTTTCAATATTAAAATCTTTTCCGAATCCAGCTCCAAGAGAAGCAATTACAGGCTGAAGTTTTTCATTGTTAACAACTTTGTCTGCGCGAACTTTTTCAACATTGAGCATTTTTCCCCACAAAGGAAGAATCGCCTGAGTTTTAGCATCGCGGCCTTTTTTTGCAGAGCCTCCTGCAGAATCTCCCTCAACAATATAAACTTCACATTCAGCGGCATTTTTAGAAGAACAATCGCTTAATTTTCCCGGAAGTCCAAAACTGTCTATGTTGTTTTTACGGCGCGCACTATCTTTAGCTTTTCTAGCCGCAA contains the following coding sequences:
- a CDS encoding carbohydrate binding domain-containing protein, which translates into the protein MKKTIAFAAGIIFAAAPFFAQTSYSESDLVWKDDFDGNSLNLDDWNYEYHEPGWVNNELQEYVDSKENIYVKDGNLVIQAVQKKARGGKTAYTSGRINTRGKHDFKYGRIEARIKFPSGKGFLPAFWMMPTEENLYGQWPKCGEIDIAEVLGDRTKEIYGTLHYGEPHKESQGKAAAQGKSFSDDWHIVACEWEPGEIRFYADGKMYHKENSWYTKRKGFGEVTYPAPFDQPFYIILNLAVGGNWPGNPDRTTKFAKNAQLLVDYVKVYQKKSYDENVRKPESGKAEFRTADSDGNYIRKDGGSWNFLLAQGGKGSFDYDGGNIVITSDAAGSVDYSVQLVQAGLPMLKGAEYRLSFDASAEKERTIITAVTAPEAGWIRYLKDTKIKVGPQKKHFDFTFKMNDADDPAGRLEFNLGNQNSTAAVRISGVRLEMVSAPQNSSGKKSVLPDGNLVHNGEFQEGENRLAEWSVSAKNGAKFQVTNTDNIRKFRAENPKDAEIRLVQEGIPLVPGTEYLLSFDSSSASSGKIKAEISGKSFEASLSSGEKKFKFVFTAEKEKSSALSFSFDTDGTVLLDNVRIQENAMLVNGNFSSGLTGYEVYLNESASADYAVDSLSEDNAFCMNISDTGNLDWMIQLKQNGITLEKGKKYRIEFDAKSTIDRTIMFALQRDGSSDNNWIPYSGTQKIDVSKEFKRYSCEFTMNEQTDRAVILSVSMGAVNDKQITRKHTVTVDNIVLEEKGN
- a CDS encoding GNAT family N-acetyltransferase encodes the protein MEKKVDMKKITFRNETPADYRAVENLTREAFWNVYKPGCDEHFILHNFRTRSEFVPELDIIMEEEGILVGHVMFVRAEIKLNNSKTLPIMTFGPISIALEFKHKGYGTVLLRYAMEKAKKMDCGALAITGNIDFYGKNGFVVAKTKGVRYYADPDADYFLIKELVPSFLDEVKNCGGGSFKEPDGYFIDANEAEEFDRHFPIKERLSLPGQIFG
- a CDS encoding TolB family protein; protein product: MKKFIFLASVIAFSVTVFSCVTTDEVQVSYDKSVLQNVSKVTDDGTAKTDIAVSPDGNQLLYVEIDKSVNSYITNMKVSDDIYYYSSQMYLLRDISRPSKTPLGLTFSYWPAWNKNGKEFVFASLENNQFKLVRANIEGGRKTYITRTPIGSEDIRPDIKDNIILCQTKINGKNQIVTLNYDGTEITLICEGYSPSWHPRENKFVFIRDGGIFEMDLDLNQATEIYKDVDFPCYKPSYSKDGKYILFSQLTPVNTKGSMISSLSKRIISIANSRTNIHLYLISSDGMNKTQLTSGAVDAYTPVWGADNTIFFISAANNKTDIWKAKVQY
- a CDS encoding helix-turn-helix domain-containing protein; this translates as MLNEQIRELRNIRGISQIQLANKLGVTKQSVSNWENDNILPSIEMLVKIANFFEVSTDYLLGLDKKRTLDVENLTEIQISHIQLIVDDLRNAK
- a CDS encoding CD3324 family protein, whose product is MNYVKAKNVLPSELLEKIQEYVAGTYLYIPQKCENRKNWGESKDSKNWYKRRNQRIYKNYEEGFSVSEISQKFFLSEKSIYRIILCAKKQMS
- a CDS encoding pyridoxamine 5'-phosphate oxidase family protein; translated protein: MRRKEREITDFEEIIKILDESNFLTLAMINGTEPYSVPVNFGYKLDGDRKRIQIFIHGATEGTKLNCIKNCPRVSFSAVSYSEIGENKEPCAWTDFYRSVCGKGNASILEDADEKKEGLICILKKYGYKGPSVFPAIMIKKVSMIRIEVDDLTGKFHEK
- a CDS encoding 30S ribosomal protein S1 produces the protein MKNLYEQGQMIETTVAAISNDTVFIDLGLKSEGFVNKSEFCDENGNCSIKEGNKIKVYFLGGKNEELHFTTKLAGQNAGKSVLENAFKNGIPVEGHVTKEIKGGFEVMIGTSRAFCPYSQMGYRQKKEPAEYVGEHLAFKIQEFKNDGKNIVLSNRAILEEQANAELDQLSKKYTEGMTVNGKVKSIESYGAFIDLNGFQALLPVSEISHARIKNVSDVLKVGQEITAKIIKADWQHEKVSLSTKELEADPWDNVKKDFPAGTKIEGTISRVTDFGIFVNIASGIDGLVHISKLNVERNTNLKKIYKPGEKFPVIVEKVDSEEKRISLAPVVSNEEQDNAAEYLSSHKDDDDGETYNPFAALLKK
- a CDS encoding NUDIX hydrolase, producing the protein MKSQLTTLCYIEKDDCYLMLHRVTKKNDINHDKWIGVGGHFEAGESPEDCLLREVKEETGLVLNSFSFRGIVTFLSDDDPAEYMCLYTSDDFSGNLIECDEGNLEWIKKSDFKNLEHWEGDLIFLDLLEKNEPFFSLKLIYRIGTLKEAVLNGKKIR
- the argA gene encoding amino-acid N-acetyltransferase, whose translation is MEENLIHEKAERIRDVIRYIKRFKNALVVIYIDDNLIDSPHFLNHIRDICFIHEAGLKIILVPGASKKINEILSNANIKWKIHCNCRITGPEAMPLIKMAAFDVSNQIMTAFAGERKTSVIGNWVRARGKGVIDGFDYGTSGEIEKLQTDSIKTVLDNGFIPIFPCIGWSIAGKPYNISSIELSQQIAINLNADKLFFLVPNAEISSENFLIPKEIGLSQEGNIPALNLEEVELFLKTNEPSVNSTENNENSTERLVNLDKNVSPETNKMYLKEKIFTLLKKAEKACTQGVDRVHILNGSIDGVVPCEIFSDLGSGTMVYSNNYGKIREMTREDIPAVLNVMQPFIESGILLPRTKESLSAQFNNFIVYELDGAIRACASLITYSDGQTEIAGVAVDKNCSHIGIGPRMIEFLVKQAKQNNSKGIFLLTTQTADWFEKLGFKLSDISTLPKERKEKWNPNRGSKVLRLF